The Priestia aryabhattai genome contains a region encoding:
- a CDS encoding MFS transporter has product MKTKQLSERQLLGIAGLGWLFDAMDVGILSFIIAALHAEWGLSPTEMSWIGSVNSIGMAVGALVFGLLADRIGRKTVFIVTLVLFSVASGLSALTTTLAAFLVFRFLIGMGLGGELPVASTLVSETVAPEKRGKVVVLLESFWAFGWLLAALISYFVIPAYGWQLALILTAIPAFYAVYLRIKLPDSPQFVEATKEKKPSIADNVRSVWSKPYRQSTIMLWVLWFCVVFSYYGMFLWLPSVMVIKGFSLIKSFEYVLIMTLAQLPGYYTAAWFIERMGRKFVLVTYLLGTAASAYIFGNAESLWLLLTAGMLLSFFNLGAWGALYAYTPEQYPTSIRGTGAGMAASFGRIGGILGPLLVGYMSTQGASLTVTFSIFCAAILIGVGSVVFLGKETKQKQLA; this is encoded by the coding sequence ATGAAAACAAAACAATTATCAGAACGTCAGCTTCTTGGCATCGCAGGACTAGGATGGCTCTTCGATGCAATGGATGTTGGCATTTTGTCTTTTATCATTGCAGCTCTTCACGCTGAATGGGGGCTTTCCCCTACTGAAATGAGTTGGATAGGCAGCGTCAACTCGATTGGAATGGCCGTTGGAGCTTTGGTGTTTGGATTACTCGCTGATCGAATTGGACGAAAAACCGTTTTTATTGTGACTCTTGTTCTTTTTTCAGTGGCAAGCGGTCTTTCAGCTCTTACTACTACCCTTGCTGCTTTTTTAGTATTTCGATTTTTAATTGGAATGGGTTTAGGAGGAGAGCTTCCAGTTGCTTCTACACTTGTTTCTGAGACCGTAGCGCCGGAAAAACGCGGTAAAGTAGTCGTGCTGTTAGAAAGTTTTTGGGCGTTTGGCTGGCTACTGGCAGCGCTTATTTCTTACTTTGTGATTCCAGCTTACGGGTGGCAGTTAGCGCTTATCCTAACCGCTATTCCAGCGTTTTATGCCGTTTATTTGCGCATTAAACTGCCCGATTCTCCTCAATTTGTGGAAGCGACAAAGGAAAAGAAACCGTCGATTGCGGACAATGTAAGAAGCGTGTGGTCTAAGCCTTATCGTCAATCTACCATTATGCTGTGGGTTCTGTGGTTTTGCGTTGTATTTTCATATTACGGCATGTTTTTATGGCTACCTAGCGTCATGGTCATTAAAGGATTTAGCTTAATCAAAAGCTTTGAATATGTATTGATTATGACATTAGCTCAACTTCCTGGCTATTATACGGCTGCTTGGTTTATTGAACGCATGGGCCGAAAATTCGTATTGGTCACATATTTGTTAGGTACGGCTGCCAGTGCATATATCTTTGGAAATGCGGAGTCACTTTGGCTGCTGCTAACAGCAGGTATGCTGTTGTCTTTCTTCAACTTAGGCGCTTGGGGAGCTTTATACGCGTATACACCTGAGCAATACCCGACATCTATTCGAGGCACAGGAGCTGGAATGGCCGCTTCTTTTGGACGAATCGGAGGAATCTTAGGGCCGCTGTTAGTTGGGTATATGTCAACGCAAGGTGCGTCTTTAACCGTTACGTTCTCAATCTTTTGTGCAGCTATTTTAATCGGTGTCGGTTCGGTTGTTTTTCTAGGAAAAGAAACCAAACAAAAACAGCTCGCATAA
- a CDS encoding LysR family transcriptional regulator has translation MDIRQLNYFLEVAKLRSFTKASQSLHISQPTLSKMVKNLEEELEVELIDRSARQIDLTDAGEVVYVQGQKVMASIDELSTYLYDVMNLKKGMIKIGIPPLIGVLFFPKIIKGFQQLYPDITIKLIEYGANRVQKAVEKGELDLGVAVLPVNEHLFDVNPFISEKMLLYVHHSHPLASKTHVEINELVQEKFILFNEDFTLHDRLIQECQQVGFEPNIAYESSQWDFIGEMIAENLGVSIFPQSIAAKVDSAIVKAVPITNPSISWDLGLILKKDKYISYASKQFLHYINEQHSALYR, from the coding sequence ATGGATATTCGTCAGCTTAATTATTTTTTAGAAGTGGCTAAATTAAGGAGTTTTACTAAAGCATCTCAAAGTCTTCATATTTCACAACCGACCTTGAGCAAAATGGTGAAAAACTTAGAAGAAGAATTGGAAGTAGAGTTAATTGATCGGTCCGCAAGACAGATTGATTTAACGGATGCCGGGGAAGTTGTATATGTGCAAGGACAAAAAGTCATGGCATCAATTGATGAGCTTTCGACTTATTTATATGATGTGATGAATCTGAAAAAAGGGATGATTAAAATTGGAATTCCTCCATTGATTGGAGTGCTGTTCTTTCCAAAGATTATTAAAGGGTTTCAGCAGCTCTATCCCGATATCACAATTAAACTTATTGAATACGGGGCCAATCGTGTTCAAAAAGCGGTAGAAAAAGGAGAGTTAGACCTAGGTGTAGCGGTGCTTCCAGTAAATGAACATCTTTTTGATGTTAATCCTTTTATCTCTGAAAAAATGCTTTTATATGTTCATCATTCTCATCCTTTGGCCTCTAAAACTCATGTGGAAATTAATGAACTAGTCCAAGAGAAGTTTATTTTATTTAATGAAGATTTTACGCTTCACGACCGGCTTATTCAGGAGTGTCAACAAGTGGGGTTTGAACCTAACATAGCCTATGAAAGCTCTCAATGGGATTTTATTGGTGAAATGATTGCGGAAAACTTAGGTGTATCTATCTTTCCACAATCCATTGCAGCAAAAGTGGATTCTGCTATCGTAAAAGCAGTTCCTATTACTAACCCTTCAATTTCATGGGATTTAGGATTGATTTTAAAAAAAGATAAATATATTTCATATGCCTCTAAACAATTCCTCCACTATATTAATGAACAGCATTCTGCTTTATATAGATAA
- a CDS encoding carboxymuconolactone decarboxylase family protein: protein MAQDSYQKGLDKLMEYTLTSNDDISTHLKITEDLKNLAPDVGKYIIEFAYGDIYSRPGLTNKQRALVTISSLVTQGTEPQLELHLNTGLTAGLEPNEIVESIIQLIPYTGFPRVLNALSVAKKVFAQRDVEVETDEKELVENK, encoded by the coding sequence ATGGCACAAGATAGTTATCAAAAAGGTTTAGATAAATTAATGGAATATACATTAACGAGTAACGATGATATTTCGACTCATTTAAAAATTACAGAAGACTTAAAAAACCTAGCTCCTGATGTTGGGAAATATATTATTGAATTTGCCTATGGAGACATTTATTCACGACCAGGTTTAACGAATAAGCAACGAGCATTAGTTACCATTTCATCATTGGTCACTCAGGGTACAGAGCCTCAGCTTGAGCTGCATTTAAACACAGGTTTAACAGCTGGACTAGAGCCGAATGAAATTGTGGAGAGCATCATTCAATTAATTCCATACACAGGTTTCCCTCGCGTGTTAAATGCTTTAAGCGTAGCCAAGAAAGTATTCGCTCAGCGTGACGTGGAAGTAGAGACAGATGAAAAAGAGCTAGTAGAAAATAAATAA
- a CDS encoding FMN-dependent NADH-azoreductase — protein MSYTLFIKANDRSASEAVSVKLYDAFLESYKQSHQGEEIIELNLFKEELPYLGADMINGQFKLARGLEMTAAENKAAEIANHYLEQFVKADKIVIAFPLWNFTVPAVLHTYFDYLNQAGKTFKYTPEGPVGLLGHKKVMLLNARGGVYSEGPSAAVEMAVKYVSSVLQFFGVPDVNSVVIEGHNQFPDRAQEIIESGLEQAEQAAKTF, from the coding sequence ATGAGTTATACTCTTTTTATAAAAGCAAATGACAGATCGGCAAGTGAAGCGGTCAGCGTAAAATTATATGATGCGTTTTTAGAAAGCTATAAACAATCGCACCAAGGTGAAGAAATAATAGAGCTAAATTTGTTCAAAGAAGAACTTCCTTATTTAGGTGCCGACATGATAAACGGTCAGTTTAAATTAGCAAGAGGGTTAGAAATGACAGCAGCGGAAAATAAAGCAGCAGAAATTGCTAATCATTACTTAGAACAATTTGTGAAAGCTGATAAAATTGTGATTGCCTTTCCGCTTTGGAATTTTACTGTGCCGGCCGTGCTTCATACGTACTTTGATTATTTGAATCAAGCAGGCAAAACGTTTAAGTATACGCCAGAAGGTCCTGTGGGATTACTAGGCCATAAAAAAGTGATGTTATTAAACGCACGAGGCGGAGTATATTCAGAAGGTCCATCAGCCGCTGTCGAAATGGCCGTTAAATATGTCAGCAGCGTACTTCAATTTTTCGGGGTCCCGGATGTGAACTCTGTTGTTATTGAAGGGCACAATCAGTTTCCAGATCGTGCTCAAGAAATTATTGAAAGTGGCCTAGAACAAGCAGAACAAGCAGCCAAAACATTTTAA